One Nocardioides aromaticivorans genomic window carries:
- a CDS encoding oxygenase MpaB family protein: MAMTKRSEITPAEDYGFFGPDSVAWRVWGYPTSLTIGFSRAVVVEELDPNLVASVDRTQDIYRRPKTRYDRTIRYFALVAFGDSRTTSRAADVLVKVHSKAIGTEPYGGGQYDANDPDSQLWILVTGWHSVLKAYEMYGPGRLTAAEEAQYWAECAVAAELQTCDPADVPRNRAELHAYYERMRPVMSGSPIAQRAMKHLMDVDQLVRVPWLLRPGQWVVGRFFRAGVIATLPRWMREMGDLHQSRAVDLAVLPVLKVTFALLTFSKRLQLRILGLLSPSTVPVVAPVFLGVPPTNREVLTPEQARERYGYDRPAEAHLAWRAKQHDKVFGKGEAPSDAGLIESESVLGRLA, encoded by the coding sequence ATGGCGATGACCAAGCGCTCCGAGATCACCCCTGCCGAGGACTACGGCTTCTTCGGACCCGACTCCGTCGCGTGGCGGGTCTGGGGCTACCCGACCTCGCTGACGATCGGCTTCAGCCGCGCCGTCGTCGTCGAGGAGCTCGACCCCAACCTGGTCGCGTCGGTGGACCGGACCCAGGACATCTACCGGCGCCCCAAGACCCGCTACGACCGGACGATCCGCTACTTCGCGCTCGTCGCCTTCGGCGACAGCCGCACCACCTCGCGGGCCGCCGACGTGCTCGTGAAGGTGCACAGCAAGGCGATCGGCACCGAGCCCTACGGCGGCGGGCAGTACGACGCCAACGACCCCGACTCGCAGCTGTGGATCCTGGTCACCGGCTGGCACTCGGTGCTCAAGGCCTACGAGATGTACGGCCCCGGCCGGCTCACCGCCGCCGAGGAGGCGCAGTACTGGGCCGAGTGCGCGGTGGCCGCCGAGCTGCAGACCTGCGACCCCGCCGACGTCCCGCGCAACCGTGCCGAGCTGCACGCCTACTACGAGCGGATGCGGCCGGTGATGTCCGGCTCACCGATCGCGCAGCGGGCGATGAAGCACCTGATGGACGTCGACCAGCTCGTTCGCGTGCCGTGGCTCCTGCGGCCCGGCCAGTGGGTGGTGGGGAGGTTCTTCCGGGCCGGCGTGATCGCGACCCTGCCGCGCTGGATGCGGGAGATGGGCGACCTGCACCAGTCGCGCGCCGTCGACCTCGCCGTGCTGCCGGTCCTCAAGGTCACCTTCGCGCTGCTGACCTTCAGCAAGCGGCTGCAGCTGCGGATCCTCGGGCTGCTCTCGCCCAGCACGGTCCCGGTCGTCGCGCCGGTCTTCCTCGGGGTCCCGCCCACCAACCGCGAGGTCCTCACGCCGGAGCAGGCACGCGAGCGCTACGGCTACGACAGGCCGGCCGAGGCGCACCTGGCCTGGCGGGCCAAGCAGCACGACAAGGTCTTCGGGAAGGGCGAGGCGCCGAGCGATGCCGGCCTGATCGAATCCGAGAGCGTCCTGGGCCGACTGGCGTGA
- a CDS encoding TetR/AcrR family transcriptional regulator — protein MTQQTRKRRPYAARMPIEERRTQLLDAALRVIDRDGYDGVSIDAIAKEAGVTRPVVYGAFDGLGPLLTALLDRQQQRAITQLFAALPTETATDAVAVVDLSGPRLHQMLLDDPVTWRAILQSPANVPEVVRARIEADRQQVRTIIEGLVTGVLGPKVDAPVMAHGIIALLEHFGRLVLDDPEEYDAARLTAAARALAASWTP, from the coding sequence GTGACCCAGCAGACCCGGAAGCGGCGCCCGTACGCCGCCCGCATGCCGATCGAGGAGCGTCGTACCCAGCTCCTCGACGCGGCGCTGCGCGTCATCGACCGCGACGGGTACGACGGCGTCTCGATCGACGCGATCGCCAAGGAGGCCGGGGTCACCCGGCCGGTCGTCTACGGCGCCTTCGACGGCCTCGGCCCGCTCCTCACCGCGCTCCTGGACCGCCAGCAGCAGCGCGCGATCACCCAGCTCTTCGCCGCGCTCCCGACCGAGACCGCCACCGACGCGGTCGCCGTCGTCGACCTCTCCGGGCCGCGGCTGCACCAGATGCTCCTCGATGACCCGGTGACCTGGCGGGCGATCCTGCAGTCGCCGGCCAACGTCCCCGAGGTCGTCCGTGCCCGCATCGAGGCCGACCGCCAACAGGTCCGCACCATCATCGAGGGCCTGGTCACCGGCGTCCTGGGCCCGAAGGTCGACGCACCGGTGATGGCGCACGGGATCATCGCCCTGCTGGAGCACTTCGGCCGCCTCGTCCTCGACGACCCCGAGGAGTACGACGCCGCCCGGCTCACCGCGGCCGCCAGGGCGCTCGCGGCATCATGGACGCCGTGA